The Maniola hyperantus chromosome 2, iAphHyp1.2, whole genome shotgun sequence genome includes a region encoding these proteins:
- the LOC117990995 gene encoding MICOS complex subunit MIC19-like, producing MGGSQSTRKLSVDNENAIQVSQEALDRIQDQLNARQAEQPQSKPQYAPPPYYDTLKQQEHAAEEAYWARRIENLKRVHEKINSGMQIEYQKTLKEANELFDLVKADKVVNKLPPCQEEKAKMLECYSSNPNKSLLCSVLVNEFNDCVCRSRIAAVSSS from the exons atGGGTGGTTCTCAAAGCACACGAAAGTTAAGTGTCGATAACGAGAATGCTATACAAGTATCTCAAGAAGCTTTAGATCGCATACAAGACCAGCTGAACGCTAGA CAAGCGGAACAGCCTCAATCAAAACCTCAATATGCGCCACCACCCTATTACGACACATTAAAACAACAAGAACACGCAGCAGAGGAAGCCTACTGGGCCCGTCGTATTGAGAATCTAAAGAGGGTCCACGAGAAAATCAACAGTGGCATGCAAATAGAGTACCAGAAAACATTAAAGGAGGCAAATGAATTATTCGATTTGGTAAAAGCAGATAAAGTTGTTAACAAATTACCTCCATGTCAAGAAGAAAAAGCCAAG atgctAGAGTGCTACAGTTCAAATCCTAACAAATCTCTTCTGTGTTCAGTGCTAGTGAATGAATTCAATGACTGTGTGTGCAGAAGCAGAATTGCTGCAGTATCCTCATCTTGA
- the LOC117988389 gene encoding uncharacterized protein gives MPISDNPDMDRVPDNGTDCYSKDENNIDDVSDSGQKKTRKRGIIYLSTIPPYMNVAKIREIFSQYGDVGRIYLQSSSKPGEKRKMRQPNLFTEGWVEFEKKSVAKSVASNLNNTKIGTRKRSRYYDMIWNIKYIPRFKWIHLSERLTYERAAMKQRLQAEISQAKKEAHYLQTNVEKSKKLKKKKNLASE, from the exons ATGCCAATATCTGACAATCCTGACATGGACCGGGTACCTGACAATGGTACAGATTGCTATTCAAAGGATGAAAATAACATTGACGATGTATCAGACTCTGGTCAAAAGAAAACAAGGAAGCGTGGTATCATCTATCTATCAACAATTCCTCCTTACATGAATGTAGCTAAGATAAGGGAAATATTCAGTCAATATGGAGATGTTGGGAGAATATATTTACAATCGAGttcta AACCAGGTGAGAAAAGGAAAATGCGACAACCAAATTTATTCACAGAAGGCTGGGTAGAGTTTGAAAAGAAAAGTGTTGCAAAATCAGTTGCGTCAAATTTAAATAACACGAAAATTGGCACAAGAAAGAGGTCACGTTATTACGACATGATTTGGAACATTAAATATATTCCAAGATTCAAATGGATCCATTTGAGTGAGCGACTCACATATGAAAGGGCAGCAATGAAGCAACGGCTTCAAGCTGAAATATCTCAAGCTAAGAAAGAGGCGCACTACTTGCAAACTAATGTCGAGAAGAGTAAgaaattgaaaaagaaaaaaaacttagCGAGTGAATGA
- the LOC138404070 gene encoding transcriptional repressor CTCF-like, translated as MGCDGGTIPRRDELVRLKKKPEQDNEPTTVIAVNGNGEEADAGGTYFVDEEGRYYYQPAGDSQNLVPLPTETEAEDDAGIPQEAQMLVDGDGYQTVTLVPSEEGGELSYVLVVQDETKPVMNIDIKVDQDEEKSSDVYKFEEEEEEDPLVEISDEAEESIKPKRTIPKRRGKHLRPSFTCSFCPYASHRRYLLLRHMKTHCDERPHKCNICERGFKTIASLQNHLNMHNGVKPHVCKYCKSPFTTSGELVRHVRYRHTHEKPHKCTECDYASVELSKLRRHVRCHTGERPYQCPHCTYAAQDTFKLKRHLRTHTGEKPYKCDHCNMCFTQLNSLKAHKLIHNVSEKPVFPCELCPAKCGRKTDLRIHVQKLHTSNKLLKCKRCGKSCPDRYSYKIHNKTHEGEKCFKCELCPYASTTLRHLNTHMLKHTDEKPFVCDQCNQSFRQKQLLRRHQNLYHNPNYEPMPPKEKTNTCHECGRTFAHKGNLIRHLAIHDPDSDHRERALALRRGRQKKIMFVDANDKTDDSDNEPEEIMKLDVGGNQLERGELLTVGDNDGQQYVVLEVIQAEDGDTQLVSAPEYEEEEEEDEDDEELNTKEIIYEQIEPKGMVERMIKIETDVDTCFGFDEDEEPDEDE; from the exons ATGGGTTGCGATGGCGGTACAATTCCACGTAGAGATGAACTTGTACGTCTAAAAAAGAAACCTGAACAG GACAATGAACCAACTACTGTTATTGCTGTTAATGGAAACGGGGAAGAAGCTGATGCAGGAGGTACCTATTTTGTGGATGAAGAAGGCCGCTACTATTACCAGCCAGCTGGAGATAGCCAAAATCTGGTCCCTCTACCTACTGAAACAGAAGCAGAAGATGATGCTGGGATACCACAAGAGGCCCAGATGTTGGTAGATGGGGATGGCTATCAAACTGTGACATTGGTGCCCTCAGAAGAAGGCGGTGAATTGAGCTATGTTCTAGTCGTGCAAGACGAAACAAAGCCTGTAATGAATATTGACATTAAGGTAGATCAAGATGAAGAAAAAAGCAGTGATGTATACAAGTTTGAGGAAGAAGAAGAGGAAGATCCTCTAGTAGAGATTTCTGATGAAGCTGAAGAATCTATAAAGCCGAAACGAACGATTCCAAAGAGGAGGGGCAAGCACCTCCGGCCGAGTTTCACATGCAGCTTCTGCCCTTACGCAAGTCATAGGCGATACCTTCTGCTGCGACACATGAAAACTCATTGTGACGAGCGGCCGCATAAGTGCAACATTTGCGAACGCGGCTTTAAGACCATAGCGTCGTTGCAAAACCATTTAAACATGCACAACGGCGTCAAACCACACGTGTGCAAATACTGCAAAAGCCCTTTCACTACATCGGGTGAACTAGTGCGTCATGTGCGGTACCGGCACACGCACGAGAAGCCGCACAAATGCACCGAGTGCGACTACGCGTCTGTCGAGCTGTCCAAGTTGCGGCGGCACGTGCGCTGCCACACCGGCGAGCGCCCGTACCAGTGCCCTCACTGCACGTATGCGGCACAAGATACATTCAAGCTGAAGCGCCACCTGCGGAcgcacactggcgaaaaaccctACAAGTGCGACCACTGCAACATGTGCTTCACACAGTTAAACTCCCTCAAGGCTCACAAACTCATACACAATGTATCTGAAAAGCCAGTGTTTCCGTGTGAGCTGTGCCCGGCAAAGTGCGGCCGCAAAACAGATCTGCGTATCCACGTGCAAAAACTTCACACTTCCAATAAACTGCTCAAATGCAAACGATGTGGCAAATCATGTCCAGATCGGTATTcttacaaaatacataataagaCTCACGAAGGTGAAAAGTGTTTCAAATGTGAGCTGTGTCCGTACGCATCAACCACACTGCGCCATCTCAACACTCATATGCTGAAGCACACTGACGAGAAACCCTTTGTGTGTGATCAGTGCAACCAATCCTTCAGACAGAAACAACTGCTACGGCGTCATCAAAATCTGTATCATAATCCCAACTACGAGCCAATGCCACCTAAGGAGAAAACTAACACTTGTCACGAATGTGGGCGAACATTCGCTCATAAGGGCAATCTGATCCGACATCTGGCTATACATGACCCTGACTCGGACCACCGAGAGAGAGCACTGGCACTAAGGCGGGGACGCCAAAAGAAAATCATGTTTGTGGATGCAAATGATAAGACGGATGATTCCGACAATGAGCCAGAGGAGATAATGAAGTTGGACGTGGGCGGCAACCAGCTGGAGCGCGGCGAGCTGCTGACGGTGGGGGACAACGACGGGCAGCAGTACGTCGTGCTGGAGGTGATCCAGGCGGAGGACGGCGACACGCAGCTCGTCTCGGCGCCCGAATACGAGGAGGAGGAGGAAGAAGATGAGGACGATGAAGAATTAAACACAAAAGAAATTATTTATGAACAAATTGAACCTAAAGGTATGGTGGAGAGAATGATCAAGATTGAAACAGATGTCGACACTTGCTTCGGGTTTGATGAAGATGAAGAACCAGACGAGGATGAATAA